Proteins co-encoded in one Candidatus Pelagibacter sp. RS40 genomic window:
- a CDS encoding site-specific integrase — protein sequence MNELTTDLKLLHEATLNNLKNSKANNTLRAYKSDFKDFGAFCAKNGLNSLPTEPKIVSLYLTHLSKNSKISTLRRRLVSISMVHKMKGHYLDTKHPIIVENLMGIRRVKGSIQRGKKPLLINHLKLLIDTINEQKTEEIKKFRDKSLILIGFGGGFRRTELISIDHEDLEFVPEGLKITIKKSKTDQYGEGMIKGIPYFSTENYCPVKNLNKWLEISKIKSGPIFRRFSKGLSLTDKRLTDQSVVLLMKEYLNLAGIENTNFAGHSLRSGFATVAAESGADERSIMAMTGHKTTQMVRRYIREANIFKNNALNKVKF from the coding sequence ATGAATGAGCTAACCACAGACCTAAAATTACTACATGAAGCAACTTTAAATAATCTTAAAAATTCAAAAGCTAATAATACTTTAAGAGCTTATAAATCTGATTTTAAGGATTTTGGAGCTTTTTGTGCAAAAAATGGATTGAATTCATTGCCAACCGAACCAAAAATAGTTTCTTTATACCTTACACACCTTTCAAAAAATTCAAAAATAAGCACTTTAAGAAGAAGGTTAGTATCAATAAGCATGGTTCATAAGATGAAAGGGCATTATCTAGATACTAAACATCCAATTATAGTTGAAAATTTAATGGGAATAAGAAGGGTTAAAGGAAGTATTCAAAGAGGTAAAAAACCATTACTAATCAATCATTTAAAATTACTTATTGATACAATAAATGAACAAAAAACTGAGGAAATAAAAAAATTTAGAGATAAATCATTGATATTAATTGGCTTTGGAGGTGGTTTTAGAAGAACAGAGCTAATTTCAATTGATCATGAAGATTTAGAATTTGTACCTGAGGGTCTTAAAATTACTATTAAAAAGTCAAAAACTGATCAATATGGTGAGGGAATGATAAAAGGAATACCCTACTTCTCCACTGAAAATTACTGCCCTGTTAAAAACCTAAATAAATGGCTTGAAATATCTAAGATCAAGTCTGGACCTATTTTTAGACGGTTTTCCAAAGGCTTATCGTTAACAGATAAAAGACTAACCGACCAATCTGTGGTATTATTGATGAAAGAATATTTAAATTTAGCAGGTATCGAAAATACAAATTTTGCAGGCCATAGTTTAAGATCAGGATTTGCAACTGTTGCAGCAGAATCGGGAGCAGATGAAAGAAGTATAATGGCTATGACAGGTCATAAAACCACTCAAATGGTAAGGAGATATATAAGAGAAGCAAATATTTTCAAAAATAATGCTTTAAACAAGGTTAAGTTTTAA
- the tmk gene encoding dTMP kinase has product MYKKKYPVIIFEGIEASGKSTNINNFSKFLKKNKYQFIKIREPGGTKFSEKLRKIMLSKSNKLDKKTDLLLILASRSENVSKIIYKNYQKKIILIDRFSDSTIAYQHYGMGLNLNIIKNLNSYIIGKFKPDLTFLCTVNNKNMNNRLKIRSNNNRYDNFKNSFYNKVQKGFLKLSKNKKKYVLLDSNNSTPAENLNRIIKEFKKITK; this is encoded by the coding sequence ATGTATAAAAAAAAATACCCTGTAATTATTTTTGAAGGAATAGAAGCCTCAGGAAAATCAACAAATATTAATAATTTTTCAAAATTTTTAAAAAAAAATAAATATCAATTTATAAAAATAAGAGAGCCCGGGGGTACAAAATTTTCAGAAAAACTAAGAAAAATAATGTTATCAAAGAGCAATAAATTAGATAAAAAAACTGATTTACTGTTAATCTTAGCCTCTAGATCTGAAAACGTTTCAAAAATTATTTACAAAAATTACCAAAAAAAAATAATCTTAATAGATAGGTTTTCAGATTCTACCATAGCTTACCAGCATTACGGTATGGGTTTAAATTTGAATATAATAAAAAATTTAAATTCCTATATAATTGGTAAATTTAAACCAGATCTTACCTTTTTATGTACTGTAAATAACAAGAATATGAATAACAGACTAAAAATAAGATCAAATAACAATAGATATGATAATTTTAAAAATAGCTTTTACAATAAAGTTCAAAAAGGTTTTCTTAAATTATCAAAAAATAAAAAAAAATATGTTTTATTAGATTCGAATAATTCGACACCTGCTGAAAATTTAAATAGAATTATCAAAGAATTTAAAAAAATAACAAAATAA
- a CDS encoding AEC family transporter — MEIYLKLFEVVFPVFFIVGIGYYLGKKDKKFDTSFITNFASNIGTPAMVIYAITSTGINFQIFKDYFFFYLLAILGFIILGIVILFMLNTKDIIRELPPLILPNTGNMGIPICLFAYGAQGLGVAAAISSLIVLLHFTLGIFLADRKFNFTVLIKSPPFYAIVISVLFLYFEINMPQVVINLTELLTFATIFLILMSLGIALTKLKVFSLKNAIFASIGRVILGPLIGFLIIIYFDLSGFAAGVLLIQASMPSAVLNYLIAAIYSPKTITDSVASTIVVSTIMSFITLPIVIFISLKYFPL, encoded by the coding sequence ATGGAAATATACTTAAAACTGTTTGAAGTAGTATTTCCCGTCTTTTTTATTGTAGGTATTGGCTACTATTTAGGTAAAAAAGACAAGAAATTTGATACTTCTTTCATTACAAATTTTGCGTCTAACATAGGTACACCTGCCATGGTAATATACGCTATTACCTCAACTGGAATAAATTTTCAGATTTTTAAAGACTATTTTTTCTTTTATCTTCTTGCAATTTTAGGTTTTATTATACTTGGAATTGTCATCTTATTTATGTTGAATACTAAGGATATAATAAGAGAACTTCCTCCTCTAATCCTACCTAACACTGGCAATATGGGTATACCTATATGTTTATTTGCTTATGGTGCACAAGGACTTGGGGTTGCGGCTGCAATATCATCTTTAATTGTATTACTCCATTTTACACTTGGAATTTTTTTAGCTGATAGAAAATTTAACTTTACTGTGTTGATTAAAAGTCCACCATTTTATGCAATTGTTATATCAGTGCTATTTTTGTATTTTGAAATTAATATGCCACAAGTAGTAATTAATTTGACTGAGTTATTAACATTTGCAACTATCTTTTTAATTCTTATGTCCTTAGGAATTGCTTTAACGAAATTAAAAGTTTTTTCTTTAAAAAATGCAATATTTGCATCAATAGGAAGAGTTATTTTAGGTCCATTAATAGGTTTTTTAATTATTATTTATTTTGATTTATCTGGTTTTGCAGCTGGAGTACTTCTAATTCAAGCATCAATGCCTAGTGCTGTCTTAAATTATCTTATAGCTGCCATTTATTCTCCAAAAACCATAACGGATAGTGTTGCAAGCACTATAGTTGTCTCAACAATAATGTCATTTATAACTTTACCTATTGTAATTTTTATATCGTTAAAATATTTTCCTCTATGA
- a CDS encoding methylated-DNA--[protein]-cysteine S-methyltransferase has translation MILKGTKFQLKVWNYLKTIPKGQVRTYLDVAKAINKPKAARAVANAVGKNPNAPKIPCHRVIRSDGSLGGYSGPGGIKTKKKLLKKEGIFV, from the coding sequence ATGATCCTAAAAGGTACTAAGTTTCAGTTAAAAGTTTGGAATTATCTAAAAACTATTCCAAAAGGACAAGTTAGAACCTATTTAGATGTCGCAAAAGCCATAAATAAGCCAAAAGCTGCTCGAGCTGTAGCAAATGCGGTTGGAAAAAACCCAAATGCACCTAAAATACCTTGTCATAGAGTTATCAGATCTGACGGGTCCCTAGGTGGATATTCAGGTCCTGGAGGCATTAAAACCAAGAAAAAACTCTTAAAAAAAGAGGGAATTTTCGTTTAA
- a CDS encoding glycosyltransferase family 9 protein, giving the protein MAKFLIFRTDRIGDFITSQVVTNSISEVSKKNQVDIVASRYNSKYIKNFKYINRIFIFDKTQNKILDFFNLFLQIKNRKYDYLIVLDGKRRSFLSGIFINSSIKICFLKDFYPKFLISFFYTKYLKNTETNTQYKNFQILLNYLDIKSPKYINYYKNYNFTKNKFKLHKPYVHLHLDEKWFKDYYFHDFDYMNLKPDSIYFFLKSLINKFKFNIIITQGFKKVKIMNEFKIKYFKNIKDPQIKIEKKTVRFIEQSSFRDLENIVLNSKFLICCEGAISHVSHSLNKKTIALIQKDRLISTNFWIGHMGNIKTVFRNDIKQVTKDILKLNLV; this is encoded by the coding sequence ATGGCTAAATTTTTAATTTTTAGGACTGATAGAATAGGAGATTTTATCACATCTCAAGTAGTTACTAATTCAATATCGGAGGTATCAAAAAAAAATCAAGTTGATATTGTAGCATCAAGATACAATTCGAAATACATTAAAAATTTTAAATACATAAATCGTATTTTTATTTTTGATAAAACACAAAATAAAATTTTAGATTTTTTTAACCTTTTTCTTCAAATTAAAAATAGAAAATATGATTATTTAATTGTTCTTGATGGTAAACGAAGATCTTTTCTGAGTGGTATTTTTATTAATTCATCAATTAAAATTTGTTTCTTGAAAGATTTTTATCCAAAGTTTTTAATCTCCTTTTTTTATACTAAATATCTAAAAAATACTGAGACAAACACCCAATATAAAAATTTTCAGATACTTTTAAACTACTTAGATATCAAATCTCCAAAATATATAAATTATTATAAGAATTATAACTTTACTAAAAATAAATTTAAATTGCATAAACCTTATGTGCATCTTCATTTAGATGAAAAATGGTTTAAAGACTATTATTTTCACGATTTTGATTACATGAATCTCAAACCTGACTCTATTTACTTTTTTTTGAAATCTTTAATTAATAAATTTAAATTTAACATTATTATTACCCAAGGTTTCAAAAAGGTTAAAATTATGAATGAATTTAAAATTAAATATTTCAAAAATATAAAAGATCCTCAAATCAAAATTGAAAAAAAAACTGTAAGATTTATTGAACAAAGTTCTTTTAGAGATCTTGAAAACATAGTACTTAATTCAAAATTTTTAATTTGTTGTGAAGGTGCAATTAGTCATGTGTCGCATTCTTTAAACAAAAAAACTATTGCTCTTATTCAAAAAGATAGGTTAATTTCAACTAATTTTTGGATTGGACATATGGGTAATATCAAAACTGTATTTAGAAATGATATAAAACAGGTAACTAAAGATATTTTAAAACTTAACCTTGTTTAA
- a CDS encoding DMT family transporter — MRGAIINLSAWLILPFMDAIAKYLSYSLPVLQVTWFRFFFSTLITLLFIFFFSRNSLVSSKNLKSQIIRGLLLLTSSVLFFYSISIISLAKALTIAFICPLMVTALSPYFLKERVGPRRWTAVIIGFIGVLIVIRPGIVEFNWASFAALGTGFCYALYLIVTRKLKNTDNGLLTLLITSTVGTLILSLYLPFIWVKPTFSEYLFAINMGLIAALAHGMIIFSYNYSDASKLAPLGYFEIITNILIGYIWFSDIPDKYTFIGLLIIIISGVYVFRREQSNKM; from the coding sequence ATGAGGGGTGCAATAATAAATCTTTCAGCTTGGCTAATTCTGCCATTTATGGATGCAATTGCAAAATATCTTTCTTATTCTTTACCTGTATTGCAAGTAACGTGGTTTAGATTTTTTTTTAGTACTCTAATCACTTTGTTATTTATTTTTTTTTTTTCTAGAAATTCTTTAGTTTCTTCTAAAAATTTAAAGTCTCAAATTATAAGAGGTTTACTACTATTAACTTCAAGTGTATTATTCTTCTATTCAATATCGATAATCTCTTTAGCTAAAGCATTAACAATAGCTTTTATTTGTCCATTAATGGTCACTGCTTTATCACCTTATTTTTTAAAGGAGAGGGTGGGGCCAAGAAGATGGACAGCCGTTATAATAGGTTTTATAGGAGTTTTGATTGTAATTAGGCCAGGAATTGTAGAATTTAATTGGGCTAGTTTTGCAGCGCTAGGTACTGGTTTTTGTTACGCTCTATATTTAATTGTTACTAGAAAATTAAAAAACACAGATAATGGTTTATTAACATTACTAATCACAAGCACTGTTGGAACCCTAATTTTAAGTTTATATTTACCCTTTATTTGGGTTAAACCAACTTTTTCTGAATATTTATTTGCTATAAATATGGGCTTAATAGCTGCCTTAGCTCATGGTATGATTATCTTTTCCTACAATTATTCAGATGCAAGCAAACTGGCACCTTTGGGTTATTTTGAGATAATTACTAACATTTTAATTGGTTATATTTGGTTCTCTGATATTCCTGATAAGTACACTTTTATTGGCCTTTTAATTATCATTATTTCAGGTGTTTATGTGTTTAGAAGAGAGCAATCTAATAAAATGTAA
- a CDS encoding MBL fold metallo-hydrolase translates to MKTRFTILGSGSSLGIPRIDGYFGKCNPKIKQNFRSRCSALVTHDKFNILIDTSPDLKTQLLKNKIKNIDKVFYTHLHGDQTHGINELRVFFLKNRKKLDVFADKMTSNYLLKSFSYCFKNNHGYPAIFNLNKLKKKHTFKVKKSKVQIESFPVKHGKINSILYKINNSCAYASDVSKIIEKDYSRLKKLNYLIVDCLRYDPHPSHFNLDQVLNLVKIIKPKKTILTNMNNEIDYVKIQKHLPKSVVPAYDGMSFLI, encoded by the coding sequence ATGAAAACTAGATTTACAATATTAGGGTCAGGTAGTTCTCTAGGTATACCAAGAATTGATGGATATTTTGGTAAATGTAATCCTAAAATAAAGCAAAATTTTAGATCAAGATGTTCTGCTTTAGTAACTCATGATAAATTCAATATATTAATTGATACATCTCCTGATCTAAAAACCCAATTACTAAAAAATAAAATTAAAAATATAGATAAAGTTTTTTACACACATCTACATGGTGATCAAACTCACGGTATTAATGAATTAAGAGTTTTTTTCTTAAAAAATAGAAAAAAATTAGATGTCTTTGCAGATAAAATGACTTCTAATTATTTATTAAAGTCTTTTAGTTATTGTTTCAAAAATAATCATGGTTATCCCGCAATTTTCAATCTTAACAAGTTAAAAAAAAAACATACTTTCAAGGTAAAAAAATCAAAGGTTCAAATTGAGTCTTTTCCTGTCAAACATGGAAAAATTAATAGTATATTGTATAAAATTAATAACTCATGCGCTTATGCTAGTGATGTAAGCAAAATCATTGAAAAAGACTACTCAAGACTTAAAAAATTAAATTACTTAATAGTCGATTGTCTAAGATACGATCCACATCCATCCCATTTTAATTTAGATCAAGTTTTAAATTTAGTTAAAATTATCAAACCAAAAAAAACAATTTTAACAAATATGAATAACGAAATTGATTATGTTAAGATACAGAAGCATCTGCCTAAATCTGTTGTTCCTGCCTATGATGGTATGAGCTTTCTAATATAA
- a CDS encoding TatD family hydrolase, which produces MIDSHCHLDHEPLINNLNDVLERSKKVGIDKLLTISTNVNSYKNILNLIKQDPMIYGSIGIHPHEVQTSNFEKNYIVQEFKKYQKIIGVGETGLDYYYENSPKETQIKSFKIHIEASIECNCPLIVHSRDAENETFSILNDYKNSNPKILMHCFTGSKEFAKKLLDLNAYFSASGIITFKNSVELQDTFKFLPNDKILIETDSPFLAPIPMRGKKNEPSFIQYTLQHLSKLKEIDKSSMDHITTQNFETLFFNNEN; this is translated from the coding sequence ATGATTGATTCACATTGTCACTTAGATCACGAGCCTTTAATAAATAATCTAAACGATGTTTTAGAAAGATCTAAAAAGGTTGGAATAGATAAACTTTTAACTATTTCAACTAATGTTAACAGTTATAAAAATATTTTAAATTTAATAAAACAAGATCCTATGATTTATGGATCAATAGGAATTCATCCACACGAAGTTCAAACCTCAAATTTTGAGAAAAACTATATTGTTCAGGAGTTTAAAAAATATCAAAAAATAATTGGAGTAGGGGAGACGGGATTAGATTATTATTATGAAAATAGCCCAAAAGAAACTCAAATAAAAAGCTTTAAAATTCATATAGAGGCTTCAATTGAATGCAATTGTCCACTAATAGTTCATTCTAGAGATGCAGAAAATGAAACTTTTTCAATTTTAAATGATTATAAAAATAGCAATCCTAAAATACTTATGCATTGTTTTACTGGTTCAAAAGAGTTTGCAAAAAAACTTCTTGATCTTAATGCATATTTTTCAGCAAGTGGAATTATTACTTTTAAAAATAGTGTTGAATTACAAGATACATTTAAGTTTTTACCAAATGATAAAATATTAATAGAAACTGATAGTCCTTTTTTAGCACCTATTCCTATGAGAGGAAAAAAAAATGAGCCAAGTTTTATTCAATATACCCTTCAACACTTATCTAAACTAAAGGAGATTGATAAATCTAGCATGGATCATATTACTACCCAGAACTTTGAAACACTATTTTTCAATAATGAAAACTAG
- a CDS encoding glycosyltransferase family protein has product MRRPPKILHISDLHFRHNGRLYYSTTKKINNGFILNNYSVLHISDRDIQKEKKSLFDIGSKRHLFRKIIENINNFKPDIIFFGHVDRLNYLDLLKIKENFKNIKIAQWFIDPLVKQGPDYKKNKERFYLKYQFADANFLTTSPSKLSFADKNCYFIPNAIDPSIDVYKNYMKNNEYDVFLAISHGVHRGVLKKNHYDDRVEFIKKITEKTKNNFFGYKKNPVWGAEYFEEISKCNMGINITRGKPIKYYSSERMATLLGNGILTFEHKDYQYQDFFNHNEMIFFDNARDLNSKILFYKKNNKLRKKIARNGYKKAHKIFNNKIIAEFMVKKTLGEKITNKQVWHNG; this is encoded by the coding sequence ATGAGAAGACCACCTAAGATATTACACATTTCAGATCTTCATTTTAGACATAATGGAAGATTATATTATTCTACAACAAAAAAAATTAATAATGGTTTTATTCTTAACAATTACTCTGTGTTGCACATAAGTGATAGAGATATACAAAAGGAGAAAAAAAGTTTATTTGATATAGGATCAAAACGACATTTATTTCGTAAAATTATTGAAAATATAAATAATTTTAAACCTGATATAATTTTTTTTGGGCATGTTGATAGATTGAATTATTTAGATTTGCTTAAAATAAAAGAAAATTTTAAAAATATTAAGATTGCACAATGGTTTATTGATCCTTTGGTAAAACAAGGACCAGATTATAAAAAGAATAAAGAAAGATTTTATCTTAAATATCAATTTGCAGATGCAAATTTTTTAACAACATCACCATCTAAGTTAAGTTTTGCAGATAAGAATTGTTATTTTATTCCAAATGCGATCGATCCATCGATTGATGTATATAAAAATTATATGAAAAATAATGAATATGATGTTTTTTTAGCAATAAGCCATGGGGTACATAGAGGTGTGTTAAAAAAAAATCATTATGACGATCGTGTTGAATTTATAAAAAAAATTACTGAAAAAACTAAAAACAATTTTTTTGGATATAAAAAAAATCCTGTTTGGGGTGCTGAATATTTTGAGGAAATAAGTAAATGCAATATGGGTATTAATATTACCAGAGGCAAACCAATTAAATACTATTCTAGCGAAAGAATGGCTACATTATTAGGCAATGGTATACTTACTTTTGAGCATAAAGATTATCAATATCAAGATTTTTTCAATCATAACGAAATGATCTTTTTTGATAATGCCAGAGACCTTAATTCAAAAATTTTATTTTATAAAAAAAATAATAAATTGAGAAAAAAAATCGCTAGAAATGGATATAAAAAAGCACACAAAATATTTAATAATAAAATTATAGCAGAGTTTATGGTGAAAAAAACCTTAGGAGAAAAAATTACAAATAAACAAGTCTGGCACAATGGCTAA
- a CDS encoding GIY-YIG nuclease family protein codes for MNYYVYLLLTKSGKNHISYVGYTSNLINRLKKHNSSNGAKFTKGRKWKVIYSKKYDSKSKALKEEYKLKKDYKKRKKIKNNYLLKYEKTT; via the coding sequence ATGAATTATTATGTCTATTTGTTATTAACAAAATCTGGAAAAAACCATATTTCCTACGTAGGTTATACAAGCAATTTAATTAATAGATTAAAAAAGCATAATAGTTCAAATGGTGCAAAATTTACAAAAGGTAGAAAATGGAAGGTTATTTATTCAAAAAAATATGACAGCAAATCAAAAGCGTTAAAAGAAGAATATAAATTGAAAAAAGATTATAAAAAAAGAAAAAAAATTAAAAATAATTATTTATTAAAGTATGAGAAGACCACCTAA
- the metG gene encoding methionine--tRNA ligase: MSKNFYITTPIYYPSAKPHMGHAYSSIVSDFFARFKRNDGYSVQFLTGTDEHGLKIQRTAEKNNMKPQDFCDQISKTFENLSKTLNLSNTDFIRTTEQRHIKSVQHLWKILEDQNQIYMSKYEGWYSVSDEAFYQPDEIESKENKHFVISSGSPVEWVEEESFFFKLSEWEKPLLKFYDENPKFILPEGRRNEVISFVKNGLKDLSVSRKTFSWGIKIPSNNDHIIYVWLDALTNYLSALNYPNTKDELYKNFWPADVHIIGKDILRFHAIYWPAFLMAAKLPLPKRVYGHGWILSGDEKMSKSKGNILDPLEIIDVYGLDTLRYYLLKEVSFGNDGNISQEKLESCINSDLANNYGNLCQRVLAFCEKNCGSKIPTNDFINDDLEILKNFENLAYLRDLIDNQNINDYMKFIIDMLFSSNKYFNDQEPWKKKNDKNRLNTIVYTALDLIRKISILLNPVIPDTTLKVLKIFDINDDKLKFEDIDNHKFLESGKNIGKLNILFKKIEND; the protein is encoded by the coding sequence ATGAGTAAAAATTTCTATATAACCACACCTATTTATTACCCTTCAGCAAAACCACATATGGGACATGCTTATTCTAGTATTGTTTCAGACTTTTTTGCAAGGTTTAAAAGAAATGACGGTTATTCTGTTCAATTTTTAACTGGTACCGACGAACACGGTTTAAAAATTCAAAGAACTGCAGAAAAAAACAATATGAAACCACAAGATTTTTGTGATCAAATATCTAAAACTTTTGAAAATTTGTCTAAGACTCTAAATTTATCAAATACTGATTTTATTAGAACTACCGAACAAAGGCATATTAAATCTGTTCAACACTTATGGAAAATTCTAGAGGATCAAAATCAAATTTATATGTCTAAATATGAGGGCTGGTATTCCGTTTCTGACGAAGCATTTTATCAACCTGATGAAATAGAAAGTAAAGAAAATAAACATTTTGTAATAAGTTCTGGTTCCCCAGTTGAGTGGGTTGAGGAGGAATCCTTTTTTTTTAAATTATCTGAATGGGAAAAACCATTACTAAAATTTTATGATGAAAATCCAAAATTTATCTTACCAGAGGGAAGAAGGAATGAAGTCATTAGTTTTGTTAAAAATGGTTTAAAAGATTTGTCTGTTAGCAGAAAAACATTTTCCTGGGGTATTAAAATTCCTTCAAATAATGACCATATTATTTATGTATGGCTAGATGCACTTACCAATTATTTAAGTGCTTTAAATTATCCAAATACTAAAGACGAATTATATAAAAATTTTTGGCCTGCTGATGTTCATATAATTGGAAAAGATATATTAAGATTTCATGCAATTTATTGGCCAGCTTTTTTAATGGCAGCCAAATTACCTTTGCCTAAAAGAGTTTATGGCCATGGTTGGATATTATCTGGTGATGAAAAAATGTCTAAGTCAAAGGGGAACATACTCGATCCATTAGAAATTATAGATGTATATGGGCTAGATACACTTAGATATTATCTTTTAAAAGAGGTTTCCTTTGGCAATGATGGAAATATATCTCAAGAAAAGCTTGAAAGTTGTATAAATAGTGATTTAGCAAATAATTATGGAAATTTATGTCAAAGAGTTTTGGCTTTTTGCGAAAAAAATTGTGGTTCGAAAATCCCAACTAATGATTTTATAAATGATGATTTGGAGATTTTGAAAAATTTCGAAAATCTAGCATATTTGAGAGATTTAATAGACAATCAAAACATCAATGATTATATGAAATTTATTATAGATATGCTTTTTTCATCAAATAAATATTTTAATGATCAAGAACCTTGGAAGAAAAAAAATGATAAAAATAGATTGAATACAATTGTTTATACTGCTTTAGATCTAATTAGAAAAATTTCTATACTATTAAATCCTGTTATACCTGATACAACTTTAAAAGTTCTAAAAATATTTGACATTAATGACGACAAACTAAAATTTGAAGATATTGATAATCATAAATTTCTGGAAAGTGGAAAAAATATAGGAAAATTAAATATACTTTTTAAAAAGATAGAAAATGATTGA
- a CDS encoding D-alanyl-D-alanine carboxypeptidase family protein, with the protein MQNSIKLILILFSLILFSSKSNAIISVNAKTAILQDYLSGEILYEKDADLSIYPASMTKIMTSIIAFDLIKKGELTLDEKFIVSENAWRLSTAGYSSMFIMVGDEVSVENLLRGIIVASGNDACIALAEGIAGTEEEFAVLMTEKALEIGMENTNFSNSSGINDPNNYSTVRDILIMSNYLIKNYPEYYHYYKEKEFTWDRTGGDPITQGNRNPLLYKNMGADGIKTGYLAVEKYSLASSIKKKNRRLIAVGSGFNSKNDRSKQSAKLLTWGLTKFDTILIGKKNDVISELDVWQGRQKKVKAYISSDIYKTIPKAKKKYLKVTVNYDGPLEAPIEKNDVIGKMKITYKDEVVGNYDLFASESVQKQNIISRILSSINFLIWGDV; encoded by the coding sequence ATGCAAAATTCTATAAAACTTATTTTAATCTTATTTTCTTTAATTTTATTTTCATCCAAATCAAATGCAATAATTAGCGTAAATGCTAAAACTGCAATACTACAAGATTATTTATCTGGTGAAATTCTTTATGAAAAGGATGCAGACCTTTCAATATATCCTGCGTCTATGACAAAAATTATGACTTCAATTATTGCTTTTGATTTAATTAAAAAAGGAGAACTTACACTAGATGAAAAATTTATAGTATCTGAAAATGCTTGGAGGCTATCTACAGCAGGATATTCGTCTATGTTTATAATGGTTGGAGATGAAGTATCAGTTGAAAATCTTTTAAGAGGTATAATAGTTGCATCAGGTAATGATGCCTGCATTGCATTGGCAGAGGGTATCGCAGGTACAGAGGAGGAATTTGCAGTATTAATGACTGAAAAGGCGCTTGAGATAGGGATGGAAAATACTAACTTTTCAAATTCATCAGGTATCAATGACCCAAATAATTACTCTACAGTTCGAGATATTTTAATAATGTCTAATTACTTAATCAAAAATTACCCAGAATATTATCATTACTACAAAGAAAAAGAATTTACATGGGATAGAACTGGTGGTGATCCTATTACTCAAGGAAATAGAAATCCTTTATTGTATAAAAATATGGGAGCTGATGGAATTAAAACTGGTTATCTTGCAGTTGAAAAATATTCATTAGCATCCTCAATAAAAAAAAAGAACAGAAGATTAATTGCAGTTGGAAGTGGCTTTAATTCAAAAAATGATAGATCTAAGCAATCCGCAAAGTTGTTGACTTGGGGATTAACAAAATTTGATACAATTTTAATTGGCAAAAAAAACGATGTGATATCAGAGTTGGATGTATGGCAAGGTAGACAAAAAAAAGTTAAAGCATATATTTCATCGGATATCTATAAAACAATTCCTAAGGCAAAAAAAAAATATCTAAAAGTAACAGTTAATTATGACGGACCTCTGGAGGCACCGATAGAAAAAAATGATGTCATTGGAAAAATGAAGATTACTTATAAAGATGAGGTAGTTGGTAACTATGATTTATTTGCATCGGAAAGTGTTCAAAAACAAAATATAATTTCCCGTATCTTAAGCTCAATAAATTTTTTAATATGGGGCGATGTATAA